Within the Vigna angularis cultivar LongXiaoDou No.4 chromosome 10, ASM1680809v1, whole genome shotgun sequence genome, the region ATCTTCTTACTTTAATGTCTGTATTCCCTATCATCGTATTTTCACACAGTATTGTGTCATTTCATTCATTATTAATTACTTTGACACTATAACAAGATATGTATTGTCTAGTCTGGCTAATTAAATCATTGTTAGACTatcttaataacttttttaatgtaCGAAAAAATAGAAGTTGCATTATTGCTTCCTTGTTTCTAGAAATGATTTTTCCATTGACTTTACAGCAACAATAAACTTTCGAGAAGATACGCAATTCATCGTgataaagagagaagaagaagaagaatacgCAACTTGTGAGTAAGAAACAACAAAGATTTTGGCCGGTAATGTTAAGGTGACCTTTCGTTTAACAGAAAAGTCTACTGGGCAAcagaaaatggaagatgaaattATGCAGAGAAAGATATGCtataatttatagaaaaatattttatgtttttatctttctcTATCAGACATATGTATTACATCTCAATGTTATCTTTTTTTAGTTCATCTAAATTTGCGGTGACTAAATAAtgctttagtttttaattattatgcaGAGTGACTCATATGAGGGCTGTTTGGTTGTCCATGGATGTATGTGACGGATCTTGAGATTTGGTTGTATCAGTGACAAACGTAAGATAGTGaattaatataagaaaacaGCACTTAGACGTGGAATGACTCTTTTACCATAATGTTTTGTCCAGTTTAGGGAGACGCAGTGTTGCCACTGATTGCTGGAGAGTGATTaggaaattatataaataaataagtatatgcCCTTCTGATCGTAACTGCACCATTAATTTATCTAATATTATACTTTCTTATTTGCTGATTCACTCTCTAAATATGCCGTTTACACCCTATCCTACACATCTcctataaaatatattgttttgaaCAATATCCGACTAATCATAATCTTAATATTAAGTTGTGGGGACTCTACGTTATAGTATTCCTAAAATCTTAATCTTAATAATTTGTATTCTCCTCTATACTTTTCTCATATATTTaggattttattatttaaaattagttatatacaaaaaattaaatattaaagtcTACGATATTGGGAGTGGTTAAAGAAGTTATTTTGTATAGTTCAATGTGGTAAGCAATATAAAAGTTAGATATAGAGATAAGGTTTCCAACTTAAAGATCAATAACCTTAATTTAAGATTATGTGATATGCTTAAATACATatgaaatcatttttatttgtaCATGGTGAACTGATTTTAAAAGATATGCAACTTTTCTCGggataattattaatttattgcaTCTAAACTGGCTACTTAATTAAAAAAGGacgaaatatatgttttaaacgtttttgtgagaaaaaaaaagttagtgaAAAAAAGATAATTGATGTGTCTTTTGTAGAGAATATTACTTAGAAAAGACGTTTTAGgtattgtttatttgttttttatactCATTTAGCTAGATTACaggtgaagaaaatattttatctttaagaaTAAATgtggtataaatttaaatataaatagtagaaattaggttaaaataatatagaatttgttatttaaaattacaaaattataatttattatgaatataattattattatattatattatgtattatataatataatataatataaaagcatgATTGTCttatattataacatataaGATAAtcgtttttttttacaaatgagatttcgtttttatttttaaaatctattatgTGCAAGTTATATGTGAAGGAAACCGATTTTGTGGTGAATCAAGAGGGCAAATAATCCATTTCGGTTCAATTATCAACAGAAGATAATCGATTCTGTCCTACAACCAATTCTCAACTTTCATGTTCATTCATCTTCTTTAAAACTTCTTTCCACGCCAAAAACAATCTCACTCCTTCATCACATATAAGGCTATAGATAATTTTGTTTTGGCTGATGTGTGGCTTTTTTTCCCCTCTCTTAGGATGTTGTTTACTTTGGAGGGGAGAGTGATAGATGAATTTAAGAAGATTTGAGGGTcgattgtttatttgagtggatttgggaATACATGAGATTGAATTTGtgagtaaagtttgtgaaaattagtgtatGATTTGACTaatgtgacagataaaaaatgtttaattaataaaaattgaagattactaAAATACTCttagtagtaaaaataatataaaattctaatggttaatattatatataattgtaaaaattattataaaaaaattaatttttaacatgaaaaagaattgtattattattagtactactattttattattattattattattaataaattttcaaataaaattgagTAATAGATAGAATAAGAATGATGGTGCAGCTTCAACATATTCACAATTAACAACACTGTGTCCCTTGCTTCAACCTCAACATAGAGAATTGGTCATTATAAAATTGGCAGAGGGCAAACATGATATTTCTCTATAATTCCCTTTAAATCCCAGCACTTCATCGGTGATAGAAAATCAATGCAACCCGTAATTCATCGCTTTCCTTTTCATGCATATCACTTGAAGCGAACACATCACAAATCATTCTTCGCGATTTCATTTGAACAGTGCCACCCACGGAAGTGAACACAACCTTAGTTTTGCGAGAGGAAACAAAGAGTTACTCGCAAATCAACGTTCACATCTCGTTTCGAATTGATAAAAGTAgacacaattatattttttcttcctcctACAAAATCAGCTGAAACAAACATAATATTAATACTTTAATAGATCCACAATATACTGATTAATCattattaatagaaataattatcAGCTTAGGTCTCATTAACTCTTCTTTCATTTTGaaaacttcttttctttaacttgttatttttcaataactttcaattttgaataaatattaagtAAAATGACTTATTTTATAACTCAACCTCAaaccaattgaaaaaaaactgACTATGTTATAACTAATTAGAATAGTACACACAACTAGACAgcttcaaaatataataatgaataataaaagttttattcatatcaaattaatttaaaagacaTAAAAACAAAGTCATTCTAACCTTTATTAATTATTCTATCCAAATTTGAATCTAGGTCTTCTTAAAAGAGTGCAAACGTTAGTTTATGAGaccatttaaataatataatcaataaatagTTATAGAAAAGACAAATAAAACACTTAaactttaacattaaaattaagttttatacACGAGTATTTTCCAAAACTTTCTCATATTTACCTTTTTCTCTCATAACTTTCACCGTTAAAAATTCTGTCTATATATGCTAAATTCATGTTATAAGCTGTCTCACAGtgatacatattttaattaaaagatacgAAGATTGAGTTAAATGTTAATTGAAAAGTACTTAGTCAACATATAATACTAATTAATGGGATGAGTCACATTCAATTGTGTGTAATAAGATTagaagtaaatataaaatattttagttccATTGCAATTTGAATGTGGGGTCACGCATGTGGTGCAACTTGTAACATTGGTGGTACCATAAGATATATACTTGGTTTTGTCGCTAAGATGAACACAGACACATGCATACACATCAAAATCATCATCATGCTACTCATCTTCCAATTGTGAAACAAAGATAACTGGTGGGTCCTTGCTGTACCATTTATTAGCCTTTAGCTCCGAGGCTGCtaacaatttcattttctttttattatttactaatcCAACACTAATACTAAAATTCACAATAATTTCACATAATATTGTTCAGTCAATCGaattatatatctaatattttattagactGAAATTTAATCTAATATGCTGTGTAATTAATTATCTTCTGATAATACGACCTCGTAGAGCACAGGACACAGCGATGTCGGCGTTGcgataaattttgaaaataaaataaaataatacatcatgGAAGCCAATTTTTGTGTGAACGGTATACATAATACATTTGACAAAAAGGATGGATATTTGAATCTAAGATGAAAAGGAGGGCGTCAATACTTTATGTGCTCCCCTAATATTGAatgtttaatttcaaaattcattgtTGAATTAAATGTTCGTTTTAcatacattatatttataacacattattttattataaattattttatacatcatttatttcaaaataatataagtttttaaaatatgtaaaatatattaattatttttttactattgtttatgtttgaaaatatttgacACAAATTAACAATCGTGTGATAcacaaaatttcaatattatatacttatatatatatatatatatatatatatatatatatatatatatatatatatatatatatatatatatttatccctcgaggttaaattttaaaacatacatttttaataaaaatgtaaaaaaaaaaatcacattaaattttttcatttttacttttatgtaGATTAACATTTGTTTATGGGTCAAGTATAACTTTGATGGTAAACatacataattaaataactaaatacaAACCAAAATCAGGTAAAACTTGTTTACGTGTTTTGAAAATAGTGAAGTTATGATAcctttatttattaatgttatgcAAGACTTATATCATCTTGAGTATTCCACAACATCCATTAAAAGACCGTTCAACCGTCCATTTAAGGTCAttcattttaatatcaaatcttttatatatatatatatatatatatatatatatatatatatatatatatatatatatagacacacatGCGTTTGTctgtgtttatatatataaaagttatataaattaggagtcattattaaaaaaaaaaaagtcgtGTATgataatacataataataacatgcatatattaacattaatcaTATATCTTTTTAAAGGTATATATCTCACTTTAtacaatatatcattaatatatatgaaacatGTAGACCACAACAACTAGACTCCCGATATTATgatttgagaaaattatttttgcttAAATTATCTCTATAACATAAACAATAACATTCATTTTGTTGGGACAACATACTTGTAGTTTGAGTGAAAAACaacctaaaaacaaaaatatcctcGCTTTAATAACCACCTCATTGCTTAAGCGATAACCACTTGTTGAGAATATTTCAACAAGTTTCATAGCACCATTCTATTGGTATTGGTCACTTGAGTTCCAATGACACACTTTACTCTCTCTATTACACTTAAGCATTTAACACACTTGAGCTTTTGGCATAATGTTTGAGCATAAAAGAGATAGAGTTATCTCAACATCTCTCTTGTTCAAGTTAATAAAATAACGTCGAGTCATATTTTGCATCACTTGAATAACTAACATATCAATTAGATAATTAATGCATTTAATGTacattatttgatatttatctATGTAATATCATATCACTCACACACGTAAGAGTATTTCAACCAACTCatgttatagaaaaatataaaattattgataaaacaCATGTGAAAATCAGTTTGTGttagataaaaatatacaaCACTTAgttatatgatataaaatagGATCgagtaataattaataatgagtaaaatagctttattaaattatgatatatatatatatatatataaaaatgcatctttatatataatgaatttagatattttattcataaaatatattttcttcctAATTACAGGTAGAAAATGCATTTTGGAACATGTCTAtttaatagtttaaatatttatgttttaaaaattatatacatttagaaaagaatttaaaaaattattttaagtaagaAAAAATAACGATTATATTTAGATAGAATAATTATAACTAtatcttattaaataaaaaaaattgtttattaaaggataaaattatttaaataaaaatttcaaccaaattagttacaaaaaatatgttttattaaaaagcAAAATTACCTTATAGAAAGATGTCATCACTTTTATATAATGATTTGAACATTAAAAGTAAGCATGAAGTTACACAAATAGATCTTTCCTAAGAATCCATACTGTtattacaaaatgaaaattttatttttactattcttTCCTTTATTagagagaaaaatgattttataagtatataggaaaattttaatttcttttatttaaaatcaaattttaactaattaatgtttatatgtataaatttatttatttttcttataaatatttgttaataattaataacagCGCGTTTACTAAATAAAGTGGAAacaaaaataacagaaaaatatacgggagatagaaagaaaaacaaatttaacatagaaaaataaatagaaggaaaatattaaatggaaaGTGTGAGGGATAAATTAGcgtgaaatttggaaaattgtaaaaatgcataaataaaTACGAGAGCGACGTTTAACCGAGAATAAGTGGTGGTGGAACCCGAAGCAGAATTAAGATAAGCGAAACCCAAGCCAGATACGTCTTGAGTCAGCTAACGCCCACCGGATAAGTTCCATTTCCGTGTCTCCAAATCCAAACACTCCCAAACCACgactttattttattcactgTGGGCTCCACACACACTCTCTCTCTACCCTTCCTCTTATATATTAACAACCCTAACCCATTCCCCTTCCCATATTTCAATCCCAATTCCCAAATCAAAACCTCTTCCAGAGCTTCGCGACTTCAACACTACCAAATATGATTTCTTCTGTGGCCTTTCAACCGTCAATTCCCGCCGTTAACTTCTCCGGTAAAGCCGCGACCTCGCCGTCCTGTAAGGCCAGATCCCGCCCAATAGTCGCCTTCGCCACCGCTACCGCCACTGCAACCGAGGAAGCTCGATCTTCCTGGACGGAGAAACCACGCCCATCGTATCTGAACTCCTCATGCTCTTCTCACTACGATATCCTCGGCATCCCCGCCGGTGCCTCCGTCCAGGAAATCAAGGCCGCGTACCGGCGGTTGGCCAGAGTCTGCCACCCGGACGTGGCGGCGATCGACCGGAAAAATTCCTCCGCGGACGAATTCATGAAGATCCACGCCGCGTACTCCACTCTCTCGGATCCTGACAAACGCGCCAACTACGACCGGAGCCTATTCCGGCGACAACGGCCGCTGTCGACCGCGGCGGTTTTTTCCGGCTACACGCGCCGGAACTGGGAAACGGATCAGTGCTGGTAATGAGTCACTGAGTCGACTCGCCGAGCGAAAAGTGAGAAGACGCGGTTATTGAAGCGCCTTTCCTtgcatataaattattaatcacTAATTCGTAGTTAATATATCTCCTTAGGGTAGAATAGACGGCACTAGTACTCAGTACTACATGCcatttgtaatataaattttcatcaaatgacaaaaaaaaaacgaaaagagAATTCAAAGTGCCCAATAAGTTCGTTAGCTTCTTTTATGAGtacagatttatttttaattacttgacAATATCTAaggtttataattaattaagcaCAATCTGTTCCGGAAATTGAGTATAGAAAGTTATTCTTTTATGTTTCCTTTTTGCGGTGATCGAAATCTGTGATGTTGATTGGGTTAGGGGCGAGTTAACCTAAATCACAAACAATGTTAATTGGCATTTTCCGAAAACAAATTTGCTTGGTGTAGTGCATCCTACAAATTCGGAATATTTGgttgtttctattttttgtattaaaataaaaagtcaacAGCATTTGGCGTGTTCAGGAATTGTTCACATAACGAAATGCTAGAAGCTCAAGGTTTCTAGAAGAAGAGGGTTACCGTGCCGTTAGTGCGATTCCACAGTCCGTTGATTAATTATtcgttgatttttatttatttaatttaaattcccgtcaatatactttttttcatttcccTTTTTGAATCATCCAAACCAAACTCGCAACTTGCAACGCACATGAGTGGACAACCCATAAATGGTAGAATGCGTGTTTCCATTGAAATTGTGAACCAAggttttgtttattgtttctGTTCAATAATGTTTCCAAGTTAACATCAAAGCATGTGTTCAgttgatttaatatttgatgGTGTTCATGGACAACCATATCCGCCACAAAAGCATTGCATAAGTGGCATTATGACATTTAATGATACTATATTCAACCAACTGTTCTCGAAGGTTTTGTTTAAACTTTGTCTGTGTTCACTTTTCTTAATAATCGGCTAATACATTATTGTCACTACATGTGCCCAGACCCTAGGGGTTAGCATTACTGTCAcgggttatttttattttttctcttttgtaacATATTATTGATAGCTTGCTAGGAGAATAATTTTcacaaccagaaaaatcaaacaCAGCTTAGAAATCCGAAAAGATTGGCTGCATTTGAAAATTCTTGTGTTCTAAATATTTGCATAAAATTAGTTCTCGTTAAAACATGATTCCCctgtttaaattgttaaaatttgtcattttaatttttacaaatagGATGAGTGAAAGCCCGAAACCAACATTGGGAACATGTCTAATAGCTAAATTCTGAATCACAAATCATGACAATGATTTTAAGcatttaaagtttaaaactaTAAGGCTTTTAAAGTGTGGTGATTTCAAATTAGAAAATTCAAGTTTCTAGATGGGAATTACTTTCCTGTTTATAGTAATAAGAGTAAAACATGGGAGCTTTATATACAACGTATAAACAACTAAGTACTTAAggtaaaagaaaactaaataaatctcttttattttagtttgaacAACACAATCCTTTTTTACTCGTAATTCCATCTTCACACCCTAAATGTTTTTGAGATTATTATAGACatgtatttataatattgttataaaaCTATTCATGATCTACTTTACCTTTTCTCAGGATAAAGAGTTGAAACTATTCAAAATTTAGATTATCTACAAGTATAGTTTGAATATATGAGATTGTGGTTTTGTATAATGTCACTTCTActattgttggaagtcccacatcgactagagataaggccaaattataatatataagtgaggtgcaaacctcaccttacaagccgattttgtggggatgagttaggcataaactcactttctaatatggtattagagcctatcctagcgagttctaagtgggcattcttctcttccaaataTAACTACCACATTGGAACGAGACGAGGGGAAGGAGGATTCttataaatgagaaaaaataataaaaaacaaaagaaaagaagacataatttaaacattcgacaaaaatatatatatatatatatatatatatatatatatatatatatatatatatatatctaagtTTCTATCTTAGCttagataagaaaaatattaaattacctTCATCCAAGTATGATTAATAGTTGTAGTAGTCATAATTCTAAATGCGATCATTTGTCACAATgaataaacaattattattcttttacatttaaataatagaataaaatatcattttttttcaattagatAATAACATGTCAGGTTTTAGTTTAATagaaactattattttaaaaataaattaaaatttaaaataataattacatgtaaactacaattttaataatttgattattcatttataaattctttttattgttttaaagtaatttttaaacttCTTATAGCTCTCTCTAACATTTGACAGTAGaatctccattttttttaatgagataGCATGATTGACTGTGTAATTGTATGATTAAGTAAGggttattaaaaagaaaatatagaataaattttattctattgtatcattttttttcaattagatAATAACATGTCAGGTTTTAGTTTAATagaaactattattttaaaaataaattaaaatttaaaataataattacatgtaaactacaattttaataatttgattattcatttataaattatttttattgttttaaagtaatttttaaacttCTTATAGCTCTCTCTAACATTTGACAGTAGaatctccattttttttaatgagataGCATGATTGACTGTGTAATTGTATGATTAAGTAAGggttattaaaaagaaaatatagaataaattttattctattgtATAATTTTCTTTCTAGTCTTTTATGAGTTTatgttgaaaatttttattctcaTAAATTTTGTGAGATGAATagattatatcaattttttacttttgatatttgagatattttaaaagtgattgtAGCTCTTGCAAGTAATTTTGACTTTTTTAACATAAGATTATTGtgatttaaaaaacattaactaACTAAGTTAGAATATGGTATAAAGTCTAATTGGAgttgaaattaaatgttttagaGTGAATTAATGTTGTATAgagttaatttttattcaattttgatttttgagTTCTTGATTAACATATTTGTGAAGAATTAGAAATAGTCTATGTGCTTACAAGGTCGAGTAACTCCTTCTAATTAATAAAGACTCACTATTCTTCAAACTAAGATATTCTAGGTCCTCATCTCTTCAAAACTGAGAGGGAATATGCTTATAGAAGACACTCTGACATCCAAGTTAGTCGAGTGCGTCACATAGTAGTTAATATTGTAATAATGAATGCTTGACGATTGTACTATTTATAGAATAATTATGACGTTTGTGGAAACTCACCTATATGGGCCTAGTGACCCACTTACCTCAGGAGCCAATTGTTTGATTTAGATTGTATTAAGTTACAAAGTAATACACCATTAACATTGGTTGAAAGGTAGTTGGACTGGTCGGCTTGTGATCGGGTAGTCGTGGTCGTACAGGCTAGTTTGTAGTCCAGTAGAAATAGTCATACATGTCAATTTGTGGTTGGATAGCTCACCACTAGCTCTAGTAGGCAACACATAACTTTGGTAAGCGGCACACAGCCTTCGGCAAGCGGCACCTAGTCTTAGTAGGCAACACGTAAGCCTCAACAAATGACGTATAACTTTTGGTAGGCAACACGTAAGTCTCGACATGCGGCATACAAGTCTCGGTAGGCAGTATATAAGCCTTAACAAGCGGCATAGAATCCTCGGTAGGCAGCATATACGTCTCGAAAAACTACATATAACCCTCGATATGCAACATATAGGTCTCAACAAGCGGAATATAAGCATCTTATAGGCCTTAAGAAGCGACATATAACTCTAAGTAGGCGTCATATAGACCTTGGCAAGCGACATACAAGCCCCGATAGGCAATATATATGCCTTTGCAAGTGGTATATGGTATGTTATGTATCAAGCTATTCTACAACGAGATTAAGGTTGAGAAGGCCAAAGGGTAATCAACCATTTACAGTTATAATTAGTCTAGCTGTTAATATAACACGAGAATAtcaaaacttattattatttttaaagaaattatattgctattaattgaatttaatatgattaaattactttttatttacgTTGATGTTATGTTACTATTGAGTTTGAAGTACTAATTTTTTGAACTAATAAACTAGTGAGATATGAGTTTTGAAGTGGTAATGATTGTTAAATAAGATATTGAACTTGTTGGTGATGTTTGaattgatataatatatttttagatgcTTAAGAGTTTATGGCAAACCTTATTTTATataggcttaattacctacttaatccccatgttcggaggtaatttgctgtttagtacccggttttaa harbors:
- the LOC108321271 gene encoding chaperone protein dnaJ 11, chloroplastic; its protein translation is MISSVAFQPSIPAVNFSGKAATSPSCKARSRPIVAFATATATATEEARSSWTEKPRPSYLNSSCSSHYDILGIPAGASVQEIKAAYRRLARVCHPDVAAIDRKNSSADEFMKIHAAYSTLSDPDKRANYDRSLFRRQRPLSTAAVFSGYTRRNWETDQCW